The proteins below come from a single Iocasia fonsfrigidae genomic window:
- the argC gene encoding N-acetyl-gamma-glutamyl-phosphate reductase — MMIKVSIIGATGYTGIELIRLLNRHKDVEIDSLFSNSHVGKNLVDLYPQFYGKKDYIFKEFTIDEVKNSDIVFTALPHGVSQGIVAKLYQHGIKVIDLSGDYRYHDTKIYEDWYGVKHEYAEIAREAVYGLVELNRELIKDASLIANPGCYPTATLLGLLPVVKAGLIANNEIIIDAKSGVSGAGKSVKIDTIFNEVDESIKAYSVNKHRHTSEIENILAGVINTKEGIKLSFTPHLIPMKRGMLITIYTRLSNEIKEEGLIRLYKEFYARDSFLQIYKSGNPQTKHVLGSNYCHIGLNVDRRTNRLIIVSVIDNLLKGASGQAVQNMNLMFGLPEERGLEDTAIFP, encoded by the coding sequence ATGATGATTAAGGTAAGTATTATTGGTGCAACAGGGTATACAGGTATTGAACTAATAAGGTTATTAAATAGACATAAAGATGTGGAAATAGACAGTCTTTTTTCTAATAGTCATGTTGGGAAAAATCTAGTGGACTTATACCCACAGTTCTATGGCAAGAAGGATTATATTTTTAAGGAGTTTACAATAGATGAGGTTAAAAACTCGGATATTGTTTTTACAGCTCTGCCTCATGGGGTTTCTCAAGGGATTGTGGCCAAATTATATCAGCATGGTATTAAGGTAATAGATCTAAGTGGTGATTATAGATATCATGATACAAAAATATATGAAGACTGGTATGGGGTTAAACATGAGTATGCAGAAATTGCTAGGGAGGCTGTTTACGGTCTGGTAGAATTAAATAGGGAATTAATAAAGGATGCCTCTTTAATAGCTAATCCTGGTTGTTATCCCACTGCAACATTATTAGGTCTTTTACCTGTGGTAAAGGCTGGTCTTATTGCTAACAATGAGATTATCATTGATGCTAAATCTGGGGTGAGTGGTGCTGGTAAATCAGTTAAAATTGATACAATATTTAATGAAGTTGATGAGAGTATAAAGGCTTATAGTGTTAACAAACACCGTCATACTTCTGAAATAGAAAACATACTGGCAGGTGTAATAAATACAAAAGAAGGGATTAAACTATCCTTTACTCCACATTTAATACCCATGAAAAGGGGTATGTTAATTACAATATACACCAGATTAAGTAATGAAATAAAGGAAGAGGGGTTAATTCGATTGTATAAAGAGTTTTATGCCCGGGATAGTTTTCTGCAGATATATAAATCTGGAAACCCACAGACTAAACATGTCCTTGGTTCAAATTATTGCCACATAGGCTTGAATGTAGATAGAAGAACTAATAGATTAATAATCGTTTCGGTAATAGATAATCTTCTTAAAGGGGCATCTGGTCAGGCTGTACAGAATATGAATCTTATGTTTGGGTTACCAGAGGAGAGAGGCCTAGAAGATACGGCAATCTTTCCATAA
- a CDS encoding polysaccharide deacetylase family protein — protein MFKKYIIVICLFLGIISGMASNDLSMPVLSNQETPYYHGRRGKDQIALTINVDWGKEYLPGMIRILHDENVKATFFVTGTWAEKNADLLAEMSRLGHEIGNHGFSHLHPKNLSDSQLIELIKKNEDLIFRITGEKTCLFAPPYGEVDQRISEVASSIGYKTIMWSADTVDWQRPSAEIVYQRAVNKIDDGGIILMHPTEPSLYALGDILKTLKGRGYKFVIVSELVK, from the coding sequence ATGTTTAAAAAATATATCATTGTAATCTGTTTGTTTCTTGGCATTATAAGTGGGATGGCAAGTAATGACTTAAGTATGCCGGTATTAAGTAATCAGGAAACACCGTATTATCACGGAAGGAGAGGTAAAGACCAGATAGCACTTACTATTAATGTGGATTGGGGGAAGGAATACCTGCCTGGAATGATCCGCATCTTACATGATGAAAATGTTAAAGCAACCTTTTTTGTAACAGGAACCTGGGCTGAAAAAAATGCTGATCTACTGGCTGAGATGTCTAGACTGGGACATGAAATAGGGAATCATGGTTTTAGCCATCTTCATCCTAAAAACCTTTCTGACAGTCAGTTAATAGAACTGATTAAAAAAAATGAGGATTTGATTTTTCGTATTACCGGAGAAAAAACCTGTTTATTTGCTCCACCATATGGTGAAGTTGATCAGAGAATTTCAGAAGTTGCAAGTTCTATAGGATATAAGACGATTATGTGGTCTGCTGATACCGTTGACTGGCAGAGACCTTCTGCTGAGATTGTTTACCAGAGGGCAGTAAACAAGATTGATGATGGGGGGATAATATTAATGCATCCTACCGAACCAAGTCTATATGCCTTAGGTGATATCTTAAAAACCCTTAAAGGACGTGGCTATAAATTTGTGATAGTATCAGAATTAGTGAAATAA
- a CDS encoding PRC-barrel domain-containing protein, producing MCLNDLLGKLVIDTHGNKLGKIDNRDIIIENHYGEIESLILHHITSSEAVIIPFGGIKEVGSSVVVVDSKLRIN from the coding sequence TTGTGTTTAAATGACTTACTGGGTAAACTTGTAATAGATACTCATGGTAATAAACTGGGAAAGATTGATAATAGGGATATTATTATAGAAAACCATTATGGGGAGATTGAATCGCTAATCTTGCATCACATAACTTCTTCAGAGGCTGTTATTATACCTTTTGGTGGTATCAAAGAGGTTGGAAGTAGTGTGGTAGTGGTGGATTCAAAGTTAAGGATTAATTAG
- the dut gene encoding dUTP diphosphatase, which yields MKIQVKRLNKDIPLPEYQHYGEDAGLDLRSAENLNLGSGEYSLIKTGIKIAIPRGYGGFVYPRSGLALKHGITVLNADGVIDPGYRGELGVILINHGRNDFKIKKGDRIAQLIIHKTFPIKWEEVDELTDSNRGTGGFGHTGL from the coding sequence ATGAAAATACAGGTTAAAAGACTTAATAAGGATATTCCTTTACCAGAGTATCAGCATTATGGTGAAGATGCAGGACTTGATTTAAGGTCAGCTGAGAATCTTAACTTAGGTTCTGGAGAATACAGTTTAATAAAAACAGGAATTAAAATTGCTATTCCAAGGGGATATGGTGGATTTGTCTATCCCAGGAGTGGTTTAGCGTTAAAACATGGTATTACTGTATTAAATGCAGATGGTGTAATTGACCCAGGATATAGAGGCGAATTAGGGGTAATATTAATTAATCATGGTAGGAATGATTTTAAAATAAAGAAGGGTGACCGGATTGCCCAGTTAATTATACATAAGACTTTTCCGATAAAATGGGAGGAAGTAGATGAATTAACTGATAGTAATAGGGGAACAGGGGGGTTTGGTCATACTGGATTATAA
- the argB gene encoding acetylglutamate kinase, whose translation MEKYIKKACVLIEALPYIRQFYGKTFVIKYGGSIMTNDRLKKHVIEDITLLKYVGVNPVIVHGGGPAINETLSRLNIESKFINGLRVTDKETMEIVEMVLAAKINKEIVALINEMRGEAVGICGKDGDLIKARKLDAVQETDLGYVGLVEKINPEIVNRLIADGYIPVIAPIGTDGKGNSYNINADTVAGKLAVALGAEKLIFLTDVNGLRHDPEDEDSRVSALRISEVKEWIASKKIKGGMLPKVKACMEAVLNGVQRTHMLNGLISHTILLEIFTDQGIGTMILED comes from the coding sequence ATGGAAAAGTATATCAAAAAAGCATGTGTTTTAATTGAGGCACTTCCATATATAAGACAATTTTATGGTAAAACCTTTGTTATTAAATATGGTGGTAGTATAATGACTAATGATCGGCTGAAGAAGCATGTTATTGAGGATATTACATTATTAAAATATGTTGGTGTTAATCCAGTTATTGTGCATGGAGGTGGACCAGCAATCAATGAAACACTGAGTCGATTAAATATAGAGAGTAAGTTTATTAATGGTTTACGGGTTACTGATAAGGAGACTATGGAGATAGTTGAGATGGTACTGGCTGCTAAAATAAATAAAGAGATAGTTGCTTTAATAAATGAGATGCGAGGTGAAGCGGTTGGGATCTGTGGGAAAGACGGTGATTTGATTAAAGCCCGTAAATTAGATGCTGTACAGGAGACCGACCTGGGTTATGTTGGTTTAGTTGAAAAGATAAATCCAGAAATTGTTAACCGTTTGATTGCTGATGGGTACATACCTGTCATTGCTCCTATTGGTACTGATGGTAAAGGTAATAGTTATAATATTAATGCTGATACAGTAGCTGGTAAATTAGCGGTGGCCCTGGGGGCAGAGAAATTAATCTTTCTGACAGATGTTAATGGTCTCAGGCATGACCCGGAAGATGAAGATAGTAGGGTTTCTGCCTTAAGAATAAGTGAAGTTAAAGAATGGATTGCCAGTAAAAAGATTAAAGGTGGTATGCTTCCTAAAGTAAAGGCCTGCATGGAAGCAGTGTTAAATGGTGTACAGAGAACACATATGTTAAACGGTTTGATTTCTCATACAATACTCCTTGAAATATTTACTGATCAAGGCATTGGTACGATGATACTAGAGGATTAA